In Anopheles bellator chromosome 2, idAnoBellAS_SP24_06.2, whole genome shotgun sequence, the genomic stretch AATCCCTGTACAAAGGCACAGTGTCACTGAGTTAGAAAACTGAAAATTCATCCAGGCCCCGCGGCACGCGGCATGGCCAATTCCAGGCGAACGGTTCATCATTTTCCTCATCGCTGACCCTTAAAACAAGTACGCCCTCGTGTCCTCATGCCTTACAGCTGTGGCCAACATTCAGCCAATTCAAATTGGCTTAACTCTTCTGCGTCTTCTGCGTCTTGTGTCCGGACCGGTCATCCATTAAAGAGTTAATCCATCGAGAGATCACGGTCGCTGAAGCTGCAGCTGGCGAACTAACACATCCACCAACGCGACCGGATGTGCCGCGATCGTACAGCATTGCGATATCTTATCAACCGGTAAACTTGAGATGCGGTGGTTCTGTGTTACCTCTAGAGAAGAATTATAAGCTCGCACGCATTACGCATCATCCGCCAGTAATCTAGCAGACGAACTTGCGGTTTGCTAACGTTACAATACGAACCTGCGAGCAGAGCCGCACTGCTATGGACCGCGCAGAACCGCATCACGAGCGTTTGTCGGTCGAAGAGGAACTGTTCGCAAAAGAATCACGTGTGGTGAAAAAGGTTGGTGACCGAAATGTGCGTGCCTATAATCTACCGCAGCGATCAATCCGCTTCGTAAAAGATCTCGTAACAACGTTGGTAAGTTTTATCACATTGGTGAATATCTGTGTCCTTGTTGATGTGCTCTGTGTCCCGATAGGTTGAAGAACAGTGGCGCTACCTGTTGACCGTGTTCGTGGCCAGTTATGTCGTCAGTTGGACGTTGTTTGGCGTTCTCTGGTACGTCCTTTCGTATGCTCACGGAGACCTGGAGGTAGATCCggaaaccggtggccagttATCTACCACTGTTCCGCGCTGCGTAGACGGAGTGTTCTCCTTTCTGGACTTTTTGATATTCAGCATGGAAACGCAAATTTCAACAGGGTACGGTGCCAAGGTGCCAACCGAAGAGTGTCCGGAAACGTTCGGGCTACTCACCATCCAACTGATTGTGGGGCTGGTGATCGACGGTTCCGTTCTTGGTGTAGTGTACGCGAAGATGGTCCGGCCGCCGCAGAAAATCTCCGAGATGAAGTTCAGCAAGCGGGCCGTCATCTGCCAACGGGATGGGAAGCTGTGTTTCGTATTTCGCATCTGCGACCGAAAGTGGCAACATGCGATTGAGACAAAGGTGTCTGCCGTGCTACTGGAACCGCGTCGCACTGCCGAGG encodes the following:
- the LOC131210478 gene encoding ATP-sensitive inward rectifier potassium channel 8-like, with the protein product MDRAEPHHERLSVEEELFAKESRVVKKVGDRNVRAYNLPQRSIRFVKDLVTTLVEEQWRYLLTVFVASYVVSWTLFGVLWYVLSYAHGDLEVDPETGGQLSTTVPRCVDGVFSFLDFLIFSMETQISTGYGAKVPTEECPETFGLLTIQLIVGLVIDGSVLGVVYAKMVRPPQKISEMKFSKRAVICQRDGKLCFVFRICDRKWQHAIETKVSAVLLEPRRTAEGELIEKQETYLELENDGRIILLWPATVCHVIDRTSPLYEVSAADLMERKMEIVVTITGGTMTTGQINQARTSYVPSEIYWGHRFCDIVEYDSRKQSYVAVNERMHDLEEVETPLCSARQMDVLLKKLRRDASASGAGGQSQPSELPETDHNNTDANRNTTSSK